The following are from one region of the Dreissena polymorpha isolate Duluth1 chromosome 2, UMN_Dpol_1.0, whole genome shotgun sequence genome:
- the LOC127869085 gene encoding uncharacterized protein LOC127869085 isoform X1, with protein MASSLDLVHHSSSDFIKDYSCEVCESKNIEASADFFCKTCTKSFCTKCLYYHDQIYVNHLKYGRRETNKWPLAKTLEDLLLKCDVHNNKKLKMFCKDHSQLCCSDCVLLSHRQCTSLALISESVKKLSLNMQQLYKEIQIILAKLNKFARTQKASIQSLEGSYRQKLQEIREIRKKLNAALDEVENTSLKELNEIRSTLQTPLKENVDNCSRLKDELQKLGEAVQGLGDKSNREIEFIASMKCLDKMEESKEYLMENPITVQSSIIFQANLEIESLGKVIDSMQSLKLKKNPDQVLTVKRKYEYNVRIPSDTALTCYIIGICSLPSGQIIVVDFNNENVKLFDQHYNVSSHCDVSDAPYDICKITSSEVAVTQGGDGVQFVYVSNGQLVNGRKLKLSHKAIGIAHHQGALYITSWTDLYQYTLTGTLVKKLSRPGGSGTVYRCAVSTAGDRIYVTKNSQHKLLTLATDASLISIVTDPELQEPWGVHVTPAGQVLVCGSHSNTVIQVDREGRKKLATLASKKHGAIYPVSVCCNTNMHQIIVGRCNNDKIIVLELQ; from the exons ATGGCGTCTTCACTTGATTTAGTTCATCATTCAAGTTCAGATTTTATAAAGGACTATTCTTGTGAAGTTTGTGAAAGTAAAAATATAGAAGCAAGtgctgattttttttgtaaaacatgtacaaaaaGTTTTTGCACAAAATGCCTTTATTATCACGATCAAATATATGTAAACCATTTAAAGTATGGAAGAAGGGAAACAAATAAATGGCCTCTTGCAAAGACTTTGGAGGATTTGTTACTGAAATGTGATGTTCACAACAACaagaaactgaaaatgttttgcaaggaccacagtcagctgtgctgctctgattGCGTTTTACTGAGTCACAG ACAATGTACCAGTTTGGCTCTAATTTCTGAATCAGTCAAAAAGCTGTCTTTGAATATGCAGCAGTTGTATAAAGAAATTCAAATTATTCTTGCTAAACTAAATAAGTTTGCAAGAACACAAAAGGCTAGCATCCAGTCTTTGGAGGGATCGTATAGACAAAAACTACAAGAAATCAGAGAGATTCGTAAGAAATTAAATGCTGCTTTGGATGAAGTAGAAAATACATCCTTGAAAGAACTAAATGAAATAAGATCGACATTACAAACCCCTCTCAAGGAAAATGTTGACAACTGCAGCAGACTGAAGGATGAACTTCAAAAGCTCGGAGAAGCTGTACAGGGCCTTGGAGATAAGAGCAACAGAGAAATTGAGTTCATAGCAAGCATGAAATGTCTGGACAAAATGGAAGAGTCTAAGGAATATCTGATGGAAAACCCAATTACAGTCCAGAGTTCAATAATATTCCAGGCAAACCTGGAAATTGAGAGTCTAGGGAAGGTTATAGATAGTATGCAGTCTCTCAAACTAAAGAAGAATCCAGATCAAGTGTTGACTGTGAAGAGGAAGTATGAGTATAATGTTAGAATACCAAGTGACACAGCTCTGACTTGCTACATCATAGGCATTTGCAGCCTGCCTAGTGGTCAGATAATTGTTGTAGATTTCAATAACGAGAACGTGAAACTGTTTGACCAGCATTACAATGTGTCCAGTCACTGTGATGTGTCTGATGCTCCATATGACATTTGCAAAATCACATCCAGTGAGGTGGCTGTGACCCAAGGTGGTGATGGAGTGCAGTTTGTGTATGTGAGCAATGGGCAGCTGGTGAATGGGAGGAAGTTAAAGTTATCACATAAAGCTATTGGCATTGCTCACCATCAGGGAGCATTGTATATCACCTCTTGGACTGATCTCTACCAGTACACACTGACCGGGACACTTGTGAAAAAGCTCTCTCGTCCAGGAGGTTCTGGTACAG TGTACAGATGTGCAGTGAGTACTGCTGGTGACCGTATCTATGTCACCAAGAACAGCCAGCACAAGCTCCTGACACTGGCCACAGATGCCAGCCTGATCTCCATCGTCACTGACCCTGAACTACAAGAACCATGGGGTGTCCATGTCACACCTGCAGGACAAGTCCTTGTCTGTGGTAGCCATTCCAATACTGTCATACAGGTGGATCGTGAGGGGAGAAAGAAACTGGCAACTCTGGCTTCAAAGAAACATGGAGCGATCTATCCAGTGTCAGTCTGCTGTAACACCAACATGCACCAGATAATTGTGGGAAGatgtaataatgataaaataattgtTCTAGAATTGCAATAG
- the LOC127869085 gene encoding uncharacterized protein LOC127869085 isoform X2 encodes MQQLYKEIQIILAKLNKFARTQKASIQSLEGSYRQKLQEIREIRKKLNAALDEVENTSLKELNEIRSTLQTPLKENVDNCSRLKDELQKLGEAVQGLGDKSNREIEFIASMKCLDKMEESKEYLMENPITVQSSIIFQANLEIESLGKVIDSMQSLKLKKNPDQVLTVKRKYEYNVRIPSDTALTCYIIGICSLPSGQIIVVDFNNENVKLFDQHYNVSSHCDVSDAPYDICKITSSEVAVTQGGDGVQFVYVSNGQLVNGRKLKLSHKAIGIAHHQGALYITSWTDLYQYTLTGTLVKKLSRPGGSGTVYRCAVSTAGDRIYVTKNSQHKLLTLATDASLISIVTDPELQEPWGVHVTPAGQVLVCGSHSNTVIQVDREGRKKLATLASKKHGAIYPVSVCCNTNMHQIIVGRCNNDKIIVLELQ; translated from the exons ATGCAGCAGTTGTATAAAGAAATTCAAATTATTCTTGCTAAACTAAATAAGTTTGCAAGAACACAAAAGGCTAGCATCCAGTCTTTGGAGGGATCGTATAGACAAAAACTACAAGAAATCAGAGAGATTCGTAAGAAATTAAATGCTGCTTTGGATGAAGTAGAAAATACATCCTTGAAAGAACTAAATGAAATAAGATCGACATTACAAACCCCTCTCAAGGAAAATGTTGACAACTGCAGCAGACTGAAGGATGAACTTCAAAAGCTCGGAGAAGCTGTACAGGGCCTTGGAGATAAGAGCAACAGAGAAATTGAGTTCATAGCAAGCATGAAATGTCTGGACAAAATGGAAGAGTCTAAGGAATATCTGATGGAAAACCCAATTACAGTCCAGAGTTCAATAATATTCCAGGCAAACCTGGAAATTGAGAGTCTAGGGAAGGTTATAGATAGTATGCAGTCTCTCAAACTAAAGAAGAATCCAGATCAAGTGTTGACTGTGAAGAGGAAGTATGAGTATAATGTTAGAATACCAAGTGACACAGCTCTGACTTGCTACATCATAGGCATTTGCAGCCTGCCTAGTGGTCAGATAATTGTTGTAGATTTCAATAACGAGAACGTGAAACTGTTTGACCAGCATTACAATGTGTCCAGTCACTGTGATGTGTCTGATGCTCCATATGACATTTGCAAAATCACATCCAGTGAGGTGGCTGTGACCCAAGGTGGTGATGGAGTGCAGTTTGTGTATGTGAGCAATGGGCAGCTGGTGAATGGGAGGAAGTTAAAGTTATCACATAAAGCTATTGGCATTGCTCACCATCAGGGAGCATTGTATATCACCTCTTGGACTGATCTCTACCAGTACACACTGACCGGGACACTTGTGAAAAAGCTCTCTCGTCCAGGAGGTTCTGGTACAG TGTACAGATGTGCAGTGAGTACTGCTGGTGACCGTATCTATGTCACCAAGAACAGCCAGCACAAGCTCCTGACACTGGCCACAGATGCCAGCCTGATCTCCATCGTCACTGACCCTGAACTACAAGAACCATGGGGTGTCCATGTCACACCTGCAGGACAAGTCCTTGTCTGTGGTAGCCATTCCAATACTGTCATACAGGTGGATCGTGAGGGGAGAAAGAAACTGGCAACTCTGGCTTCAAAGAAACATGGAGCGATCTATCCAGTGTCAGTCTGCTGTAACACCAACATGCACCAGATAATTGTGGGAAGatgtaataatgataaaataattgtTCTAGAATTGCAATAG